DNA from Parageobacillus thermoglucosidasius:
GATCCCTTTTATCGATCATGTTTTTAAACGGTAAATACGTTATTTTACCTGATTTTGATGCTAAAGAAGCGCTTGAATTATTAGAACGCGAAGAAATCACAGCGCTGTATTTAGTGCCAACATTATATCATGACATTTTAAATCATGAGGAATTTCATAATTATGATTTGTCCAAATTGAAGAAAATCGGCTATGCTGGTGCACCAATGACAACCGCTTTAGCGGAGAAATGCGTGCAAATGTTGAAACCGGAAGTTTTTATTAATCATTATGGGAGTACAGAAATTTACACGTTTACGATCAACCCGAATGTTGCAGAAAAGCCAGGATGTGCAGGAAAACCGGGATTGCATCAAAATATCCGCCTCGTTAAAGCCGACCCTAATGGCCAATCAACACCGGAAGATATAGTTGAAAAAGGGGAAATTGGTGAAGTCATTGTCAATATTGAATCTCCTGAAAGCTTTAAAGGTTATTGGAATCGGCCAGATGCTACTAAAAAAGCGATTAGAGATGGTTGGTATTTTACCGGGGACCTCGGCATGTTGGATGAAGATGGAGATTTATATGTTGTTGGGCGCATAGACGATATGATCATTTCCGGCGGAGAAAATATTCATCCGATTGAAGTGGAAGATGTTTTGTCAAAACATCCGAAAGTACAGGAAGTGGCCGTCATCGGTGAAGAAGATGAGCGCTGGGGGCAAATTGTAGCTGCTTATGTTGTGCCAAAAGATCCATCGCTCACATGCCAGGAACTAGACCATTATTGTAAAAACAATACGACGCTTTCCAACTTTAAACGCCCGAGAAAATATGTATTTATTAAAGAAATACCAAAAAGCCCGGTTGGGAAAATTCTCCGCCGCAATATAAGAAATGGAGAATTTGAACTTTATATAAATGAGAAAGTAGTTTATTAAAAATACTAAATATTAAGAAAGGGGAACCAATGATGGAAGCAGTAAAACAATATGATCACATTCGCGTGGAAAAAAATCGGGAGAAAAAGACAGCTACTATTGTTTTCGATCGTCCAGAAAAAATGAACTATATCAGCATGCTTGCGCGCTCCCAATTTTCCGAAATTTTTGACGAGTTAAATAAAGACGATGATGTTCGCGTCATCATCATTAAAGGAGAAGGGACTCAAGCATTTAGCGCAGGAGGAAATATTCCGGAATTTATGGAAGTGCATCCGGAAGAACTTTCCCATCTTGCTGTAAATGTTGCAGCACCAGAACGCTCTCCAAAGCCGGTGATTGCTCAACTGCAAGGTTATACATTTGGAGTTGGTCTGGAAATTGCGATGGCTTGTGATTTCCGCATTGCTGCTGATGATACACTCTTAGCGCTGCCAGAGATGAACCTTGGTATGATTCCTGGAAGTGGCGGGACACAGAGGGTGGCAAAAATCGCTGGATTAACGCGCGCGAAAGATATGATTATGAGAGCAAGAAGAATACCAGCAGATGAAGCATATCAATGGGGGCTTATCACAAAAGTGGTTCCAAAAACAGAGCTTGAAAATGAAGTCCATGCGCTTGCAGATGAACTGATGAAATTTTCGCCACTTGCGCTAAAAGTATGTAAACAAGTATTGAATGCAGCTTATGAAACACCGCTTAGCGCAGGTCTTGAAATCGAAGGAAAAGCATATGGATTGCTCCGTACAACGGAGGACTTCAGAGAAGGTGTATCGGCATTCGTGGAAAAAAGAAAGCCGAACTTTAAAGGCAAATAAGCCGAAAGCTTCAGGAAGCGGAATCCGCTCCGCTTCCTGAAGTTAAAATTAACTGAAAATTAGAAAAATATACAAGAAAGGCGGGGCAGTATGAGTGCAAATATGGAGACACCCGTTCAGCAAGCTTCTGCATTGGTAGCAGCGATTAGTAGAAAGCAAATGATAATAGCCGTTATGGCGTCCCTGTTGGGATGGTCGTTGGATTTGTATGATCTCTTTATTCTGCTCTATGTTGCGCCTGAGTTAGGAAAGTTGTTTTTCCCGACAGATAAACCGACACTTTCATTGGCCGCTGTGTATGCTTCTTTCGCCGTTACACTGTTTATGCGCCCGCTCGGCTCAGCGCTTTTTGGTGCCTATGCTGATCGCAATGGAAGGAAACGGGCAATGGTTGTGGCCGTGTCTGGTGTAGGGATTTCTACCGCACTGTTTGGAGCGTTGCCAACGGTGGCTCAAATCGGTGCCGCTGCAGCGATCATATTCATTATTCTTCGTTTAGTCCAAGGTGTATTTGTCGGAGGAGTCGTTGCCTCCACTCATACGATTGGTACGGAATCCGTTCCGGAGAAATGGCGCGGATTGATGTCCGGCCTTGTCGGCGGGGGCGGTGCTGCTCTTGGTGCATTGCTGGCTTCCATTGTATATTTTGTTTTGTCCAGTGTTTTCTCTGGGCCGGAATTCAGTGAGTGGGGCTGGCGTTTCATGTTCTTTACCGGCATATTGAGCTCTGTTCTCGGACTGTTCGTATTCAAAAAGCTTGAGGAGTCTCCTTTATGGATGCAGCACAAGAAGAAGCAAGAAACGAAACCGGAATATCAGCAGTCTCCGGTGAAAATGGTATTCACTAAATATTTGTCGGTTTTATTAGTTAATTTAATGATAGTGATCGGCGGTGGCTCAGCCTATTACTTAACTTGCGGGTATTTGCCTACCTTTTTAAAAGTAATTAATAATATCCCGCAGACCGTATCCTCTATAATTCTTATGGTAAGCAGTATTTCTGCGATGGTTGCTGCTGTTGTTCTCGGTCATTTGAGCACCATTATTGGCAGAAAGAAAACGTTCATTTTACTAGGCATCGTAAATCTGTTTGCTCTTCCGTACTTGTATACAGAACTGGCAGACGCCCAAGATTTGACAATGATTACACTCTATGCAATGGGGTTGGCGTTTTTAGGGAATGGCTCATATGCTCCTGTGCTGATCTTTTTAAATGAGCGTTTTCCTACATCTATTCGTTCGACAGGTACTGGGCTGTCCTGGAATATGGGGTTTGCCGTAGGTGGGATGATGCCGACTTTCGTAACAATGGCCAGCCGTCAAACGTCGGATATTCCATCATCTTTGGCGTATTTCTTTATTGCTCTCTTCCTTTTGTATCTGTTGGGGAGCTTCATCATTCCGGAAACAAAAGGAAATTTTAAGTAAACAGCAAATCAATCAATTAACCGATTGCCCTTTCAAATTGCACTATAATGATAACGCTTTCAACAAATTTGCAAACCAAGGTGTTCTAACATTGCGTTTGTCAAGTACTTGCATAAAGGTCGGATTGTTTTGCAATCAATCATTTTTTGGTTTTTGTTAAAACACAATTTTGCTTCAGAAAACAAGGCCAATGGTGACTGTAAAGTTTTTCTTTACACTTAACTATTAATTTTTTATAATTTAATTAATTCTGATAAATTTACTTGGTTAAAGGGGGAAGAGGACATGGCTCAAGCATCTACATTGTTTAAAGTGTCCGCTAAAGGCAAGTGGGAATCGGGTGTTAAAACTAATATTTCTGTGCGGCATTTTCCAACTTTTTCTACGGATGAACCGGCAGAATTAGGTGGGGCTGATGCAGCGCCAACTCCATTAGAATATGTAGTTGCTGCTCTGAATGGTTGTAATGGAGTGATGATTCCATTAGTTGCGAAAGAATTAGGGTTTACTTTCTCAGGAATTGATTTTGAAGCGACAGGCATTATTGATACCCGGGGACTAATGGGGGAAGAAGGAGTTCGCACACATTTCCAAAAGGTTCGTTTCCAAGTGAATATACAAACTGAAGAAAGTGAAGAGAGAGTTGAGCAGCTGAAAAAGGAAGTTGAGAAAAGATGCCCTGTATTAAATCTTTTGCTTGATGCAGGGATTCAAGTGGATACAAAATGGAGCAAGAAATAAATAAGCATGGCGAAAATAAATGGAGAGTAAGAAAAAAGGGATGGGTGATGCCATCCCATTGTTTTTTGTGCGCCCAGCTAGGATTGGTAGTTTGGTGTTAGTGGGGAAATGCAAGGGAGACGATTTAGGGAATCAGCAGCTGTTTTTTCATTGGAAGTTTGCGGCATGGTCAATGTTCTTCATCTATTCAAAAAGTGGGTCATATGGCATAAGTAAAGTTCTGGTAAGACATAACCCAATGTTTTTTCAAGAGATGGCAAAGGAAAACGAGAACACCCGATTGACACGAGACAATGAAAGAAAAGAAAACTGATAGACTGAAAATTTGCTAACACTTTCGTTTAACGCTGGATTTTGGAGGAAGGATTTTCGTTCTGTAGTTTGCAGATTTTTGTAAAATATTCTAATTTATGAAACTATTGGACTATAAAACAAATCATCAAAAACCAAACTAAAGTATCTATTTGGTGGGACATGTCTGTGGTATAATTTACATAAAATTCAGATTTTTGTTTTTGGGTGTTGGTGGAGTTGTACCTGTTTTAGCCATTTCAATTTTTAGGAGGGATTGGTATGGAAAATATGTTTCGTTTGATTCCGTTTACGATTGAAGAAAAGCTTGAGAATGTCAAGGAAATCCCTGAAGGCGTCAATATGGTACAAGCACCTGAGATTTGGAAAGAAGGCATAAAAGGCAAAGACATCGTGATTGCTGTCATTGATACTGGATGCGATAAAGATCATTCTGACTTAAAAGATAGAATTATTGGCGGAAGAAACTTTACCACAGATGACAACGGTGATGCTGATAATTATTCAGATTATAACGGTCACGGCACACATGTGGCTGGAACGATCGCCGCAACAGAAAATGGCCAAGGTGTAGTTGGCGTTGCTCCTGAAGCAAAACTGTTGATTTTAAAAGTGTTGGCAAATGATCCAAACAATCCGGGATCAGCAACTGGCAAATATGAATGGATTGTAAACGCTATTCACTACGCTGTTGATCAAAAAGTAGATATTATCTCCATGTCATTAGGTGGTCCTTCCGATGTGCCGGAATTACATCAAGCAGTCAAAAGAGCTGTTGAAAACAATATTTTAGTTGTGTGTGCAGCAGGAAATGAAGGGGACGGAAACGAAAGAACGGAAGAACTTTCGTATCCGGCAGCCTACAATGAAGTTATTTCCGTCGGGGCCGTCAGCCTTGATGGTCGAATATCTCGATTTACTAATTCAAATAAGGAAATCGATGTTGTTGCACCAGGGGAAAAAATTCTTTCCACCATTCCAGGCGGCAAATTCGCTGTTTTTAGCGGCACATCAATGGCAACTCCTCATGTTTCAGGCGCTTTGGCTTTAATCAAGCAATTATCGGAAAAAGAATTTGGGCGAAAGCTTACCGAACCTGAGCTCTATGCTCAATTAATCAAACGTACAATGCCGCTAGGTTTTCCGAAAACGTTGGAAGGAAACGGACTCGTTTACTTAACAGCACCAGATCTTTTAAGCAGACATTATGAGAAAACGCAAATCTCAAGCATATAAAACAGAATTTGGAGTTTTTGCTTTGCGATATTCACATTAAGATAAAGACTTCTTTCATCTCCCATGGAATCATCATCGGTGGTGCCGCGAAGCGATGCATAGGTGTCTAACAGAGCGGCAGTCTCAATGTTTTAAAAGCGGAATTTCCTGTATGGTAAAGGTGATTAAACCATAAACTATGGAGGAAATTTTGCATGCCTCTTCAGTTTTTCACAAATTACTAGACGTTCTTATCCAAGGAGATTTTCCTCCCGCCTCATTGCCCGATCTATCGATTTGCTTCGGACGTATAACGAAATGTTATCCAAACGATCTCATGGCCTGCCTATGGAGCGGACTTTCCGCAAAACGCCGACGCTGCCCTCGCTTGTTTACGTTTACTGATTTCATCCGCGCTTCCGTCCCATCGCATCGTGACGGAATCTTTCCAACAACGAGCCGTTAAGTTGTGCATCGGTCAAACGATTCAAGGAAGTTGTTCGCTTTTTGCAACTCACTTATCCCACCATGGAACACCCCTTTTTGATAATTGTCGTAAACAAATCCATTTTAATCAATAACATCCAAAATTAAAATATTTTTATAAAACTAAAATTTTATATCAAAAAAATCACTGGAGTTCGATAAAACAAAAAGCAGAAATATGCAGCTGCTTTCCAAGTGTAAACCCAAATCACATGGCGGGAGCGACACAACGTGGGGAAGTGGTGGTGTGCTTATTTTCCGATATAGAAGATACTTGAAAAAAACAAAAATGTCACTCTTGATTTACTGTGTATATCAAATACACGTGAAACTAAGAAATGCTTTATCAGAAGATAAATTTCCTTCAGTAAAAGGTGAAGCACTCAATATGGTGTAAAAATCCCCTCGTAAAAACAAAAAAATTCTTATTATCTTCTGTTTTTAATTTCTACTAAATATATTGTGTAATAGAATGCAATAGTACGGGAAACTCAAGGGTGGATCGGCATTCTACCCCTACGGAAAGGGGGTGATGCCGATGACGGTATTTGAAGCGTTAATGTTTGCGATAGCATTTACAAGTTTAGTCGTTTCAATACTGTCACATCATCAAAAGAAATAATCCACCCTTGAGTTGACGGTGGTTGGGTGGATTATTTCTCCCTATACTGCCGATCTCCCTTGGCGGGAACCGTCTATTGCGCGACCGAGGGTGTTGCCGCACCTTCGGTCTTATTTTTAGTTATACGGAATTTCTATATGTATTATACATGATTAGCATTAGCGTTGTAAAATGAAGATTGCGTAATTTTCTTCTGATTTATGAATTGTCTCAAAAATGGCAACATGACATTTTAATGATATGCTTATCATTCCTCTTGATGTTTCCATGGATTGATTTTATTGAGAAGTTTGCAATGTAACATAATATTTATTATGTTTAATTCAGAATTAAAATATTATATTTTTATCTCGCTTCGCCATCGCCGAATATTGAAGCACTGCTAGCGGGAGACATACATAAACTCGTTTACATGCAGATTGGTTTGTTTTTCATCAAGAGGACAACAGAAACATGTATAAAACGGGAAAGCTTGTCAAACAATAGTAACGCTCAACCAAGATGGATTATGAGGTGATGGAATGAAAGGATGGTCTAAGTTTTTCATTTGTCTATGTTTGCTATTTGCGTTTCATTTACCTGTTCAGGCGCAGCATGTTGCCATTCCAAAGCAAGTAGTAAATATCAAGCGTGTCGCAAATTTAAAGGATTTAGTAAGCGGCTCAACATTAATTGCTTATGGTTGGTTTGACACTTCTTTTCAGAAACAGCCGTTAAATAAATCGGTACAAGGCGGGCAGCTCGTCAATTTTGTTCAAAACTTTCATGTCGACAAATATGTAAAGGGGACCGGCGGCAAAATCATCACCGTGTTATCAACCGGTATTGAACCCCTTCCTGATCCTTTAAATCCTAACAACAAAGTTTATCCAGGACCGATGGCAGAGGGGCGATATTTTTGTTTCCTAAAACCTGTTCCAGGAACAAAATTGTATACCATTGTCGGGGGATGGCAAGGGGTCTATCCTGTTTATGAAGGAAAAACCATTTCCTTGGAAGAAGAAGGGTTTCCAGAGCTAAATCAATTAACGCTTAGACAATTTGAAGCAAAAATTAAATCCTACTAAATACTGTACACAGAAAAGATAGGCGGCAGGCCTATCTTTTCGCAATGGATGGAGCAAACTTCCTTTATAATCAAAAAGATGATTGTAAAACCTATTTTCCATATTACAGCATTATGTCTTAAGGATAATATTTTTTCATTCTTCGCTAATCCCTGTTTTCTCACATCCCGATGAACTACAGCATTTTTTATGTATGCTCTAAAGTGACTGCTCTAGCAAATATCGAAAACGAGCCGGTGTTTGGGCAAATCAAGCAAAACCAGCATTTTTTGTTAAGATAGCTCCTAAAAATTACAGTGGAATGGGGGAATTTGTGCTGACCACAATTTGAAAAAATGGGCGTCCACCGTCGACCCAATGAAAAGAAAAAAGCAGAACATACGGAGGTAAGAAGAAACAGATACTTTGGGAAAATAAAAACAAAAGCAGAAGGCTGTCGATAAAGCCGACAAGCTGAAAAGATAATTCTTATTATCTTTTGTTTGCCGTTAAACCATTTTGTTTAATGAACAATGTAATAAAACCAAAACAAACGTTCGTTTCTTATAGAAAAATTTTCTAAAATGTGATATAATAAAAGCGCAATAGCACGGAAAACTCAAGGGTGGTCGGCGTTCTACCCCTATAGAAAGGGGGTGGTGCCGGTGACAGTATTTGAATCATTGATGTTTGCGATAACTTTCGCAAGTCTGATCGTTTCGATACTGTCATATCATCAAAGGAAATAATCCACCCTTGAGTTGATGACGACTGGGTGGATTATTTTCTGCCTACTGTCGATCCCCCTTGAAGGGAACCGTCTATTGCACGACCGAGGGTGTTGCCGCACCTTCGGTCTTATTTATTTTATATGTACTTTCTATATATATTATACATCATCCATATTAGTGTGTGCAAAATGCAAATTAACATAAACTATTATTTTATGCTACTTTTCTAGCAATTATTCATTAAATAAAAATGAATTTTGTGTATAAATACTCTTTTGCCTCTTCCTCGTTCTACCTGCTTGGACTTGCTATATTCGGCCTCATCATTTATATCTCGGATGGCGAACAGTCTGATCCAAAAACTTAACCTTCGTTCCATTTTTCTAATAAATCTTTCATGGAGAAGATGGTACGTTTTTTCTTTTTTGCATTTTGAATGTGGTTATTAACTAAGTCTTGAAAAAAGTTTCGATATACTGATGTTTGCATTTCTCTACAATATCCTTTTCTATAAATGATCGAGAAAAAGCTGTTTTAAAATATTATATTTTCTTTCATCGCATGTAGTTCCAACTACTTCCGTGATAATTACCATACTCATCTGCAAACACATCTAATGAAGGCACAAGGCCAATTAGTAAGATAGATGTTCATTTCTATTTATAAAAACCATCCTAAATTATTCCAATTCTATCATACTTCTAATACAAAACTTTAGCAATAAAAAACAAAACATCAAAAGAGTTCTGTCAATGCATATTATTGTTCTAGTTCTACAGCTTGGACTCGGTAACTTGAATTTTCTCTAATGGCTGATACTTATTCAGGGTGAAGAATCGAAACATCAGGTCACCGTTTCCGTTCATGGCGCCAACTATATGAAGCTCCTGATTGAATCCGAAGCACTCACCAAGTACAGCTTGTAAAAGGTATATAACCACGAAAGCCTGAGACTTGAGTCGTCAGGATGAGGTGAAAAACGGTTTTGAATTGAGCGACAGGTTGCTAAACACCAATGAGATTTTTGCCTATGATACTTAACGGAACAAGAAGTGAGCGCCTGCACGCAGGTGTAGAAAAAACTCTCTCGTTGTCGATTTTGGTCGTGTAGAGGATCAAAGTAAACTAAAACAGGCATACTCTAGACAAAGGGATTGACGTGGAAGAGATTAGTGTATCTGATCACGACGGCAGAAAAGAAATAAAAGTGTTAGACAGTCAAATCGTACATATCTGTTTTAACCAATGCAGTGATTACATCATCTGCATTTATCACACAAAAAAATTCCCGCCCAATACATAGCGGGAGGAAAAACGTTGAGAATATGACATTAGGATAGATGAAAAAATTCCTTTATCGTCTCTTCTACTTTTTGAAAATATTCTTGAAAAGACACAGGAACAATAAAGATTTTATTCTTCTCAATCTTTTCATAGTCAATATGCCAAATAAACGATTTGCTTGGAAGGAAAAAAGCCACTTGATCCAAAACAGATCTATTTTTCACATAATCGGATTCCATAAAAGCGAAATTGTTTAATTCCTGCCCATTGTCAAGAAAGTCCTGTAAAAATAAACGCATCGTGGACGGGACTTTTTCATCTTGTATCGCTTCAAGAAGAACTTCCGGTTGTGATGTATGAAGCTCATCAAACAGCTTATCGTTTATTTCCATAGGCAAGATATCTTCGGGCTTCTTTCTTCTAGTATTTGAAGCAAAAAAGTGACCAAGCAAGTTAAAAAATCCTTTTTGAGAATCATGAAATGAAAAGGAATGTTCGTTTCCTTTCACATGTTGAACTAACGTTTTGGAATCATGAACACGGTGCAGCAACAATACGTGTCTTTTTTTCATATCCACGCATCGAACTTTTTCTCTGGACTGTACTAACAGATGAATCAAATTTTCTAATCCCGGAACTAATAA
Protein-coding regions in this window:
- a CDS encoding MFS transporter; this encodes MSANMETPVQQASALVAAISRKQMIIAVMASLLGWSLDLYDLFILLYVAPELGKLFFPTDKPTLSLAAVYASFAVTLFMRPLGSALFGAYADRNGRKRAMVVAVSGVGISTALFGALPTVAQIGAAAAIIFIILRLVQGVFVGGVVASTHTIGTESVPEKWRGLMSGLVGGGGAALGALLASIVYFVLSSVFSGPEFSEWGWRFMFFTGILSSVLGLFVFKKLEESPLWMQHKKKQETKPEYQQSPVKMVFTKYLSVLLVNLMIVIGGGSAYYLTCGYLPTFLKVINNIPQTVSSIILMVSSISAMVAAVVLGHLSTIIGRKKTFILLGIVNLFALPYLYTELADAQDLTMITLYAMGLAFLGNGSYAPVLIFLNERFPTSIRSTGTGLSWNMGFAVGGMMPTFVTMASRQTSDIPSSLAYFFIALFLLYLLGSFIIPETKGNFK
- a CDS encoding enoyl-CoA hydratase/isomerase family protein, with the protein product MEAVKQYDHIRVEKNREKKTATIVFDRPEKMNYISMLARSQFSEIFDELNKDDDVRVIIIKGEGTQAFSAGGNIPEFMEVHPEELSHLAVNVAAPERSPKPVIAQLQGYTFGVGLEIAMACDFRIAADDTLLALPEMNLGMIPGSGGTQRVAKIAGLTRAKDMIMRARRIPADEAYQWGLITKVVPKTELENEVHALADELMKFSPLALKVCKQVLNAAYETPLSAGLEIEGKAYGLLRTTEDFREGVSAFVEKRKPNFKGK
- a CDS encoding S8 family peptidase; this translates as MENMFRLIPFTIEEKLENVKEIPEGVNMVQAPEIWKEGIKGKDIVIAVIDTGCDKDHSDLKDRIIGGRNFTTDDNGDADNYSDYNGHGTHVAGTIAATENGQGVVGVAPEAKLLILKVLANDPNNPGSATGKYEWIVNAIHYAVDQKVDIISMSLGGPSDVPELHQAVKRAVENNILVVCAAGNEGDGNERTEELSYPAAYNEVISVGAVSLDGRISRFTNSNKEIDVVAPGEKILSTIPGGKFAVFSGTSMATPHVSGALALIKQLSEKEFGRKLTEPELYAQLIKRTMPLGFPKTLEGNGLVYLTAPDLLSRHYEKTQISSI
- a CDS encoding class I adenylate-forming enzyme family protein — protein: MNLVTMFDFAVERFPNRVAVVEGDRRYTYRQFHKEVTKVAASLQRIGIKQHDRVMILLKNRLENMVIYWALQKIGAVYTPINFRLAVKEVEYCVNDAEATAVVYESASQESVLKANFQQKPILIGVGEVEGADIYYNELVDRSPESFEKPVIHADDVAIMLYTSGTTGKPKGVPRTHKNEYSAALAHIIQNQYQDGESTLGTMPLYHTMGMRSLLSIMFLNGKYVILPDFDAKEALELLEREEITALYLVPTLYHDILNHEEFHNYDLSKLKKIGYAGAPMTTALAEKCVQMLKPEVFINHYGSTEIYTFTINPNVAEKPGCAGKPGLHQNIRLVKADPNGQSTPEDIVEKGEIGEVIVNIESPESFKGYWNRPDATKKAIRDGWYFTGDLGMLDEDGDLYVVGRIDDMIISGGENIHPIEVEDVLSKHPKVQEVAVIGEEDERWGQIVAAYVVPKDPSLTCQELDHYCKNNTTLSNFKRPRKYVFIKEIPKSPVGKILRRNIRNGEFELYINEKVVY
- a CDS encoding OsmC family protein, which translates into the protein MAQASTLFKVSAKGKWESGVKTNISVRHFPTFSTDEPAELGGADAAPTPLEYVVAALNGCNGVMIPLVAKELGFTFSGIDFEATGIIDTRGLMGEEGVRTHFQKVRFQVNIQTEESEERVEQLKKEVEKRCPVLNLLLDAGIQVDTKWSKK